The following are encoded in a window of Brettanomyces bruxellensis chromosome 9, complete sequence genomic DNA:
- a CDS encoding uncharacterized protein (BUSCO:EOG09263C4C) — MSKQSVDQLLDGVSSSIKSTSKSVDALIEAIDSYGTEYPEMVENLRRSLAKHDTENEQKAAAAGVSLLSLKNSSLLGYLDTLSLIVQSKLDALQIGGDKVEEMRAQAVQNSVVHRVTLDKGIKPLEKRLNYQLDKLMDTYRRREREEEEAKEKAQAREEDKRSEGADGADSADSAEEDADMLENDSAGLRFRPNAAGFIRKGADKRHEGAGAKYRPPKISAALPPSMQEEQDESKQEGRQRNLQSMDEYLRQVGDAPSVEASVGATIINGGRDVKSQKQIEKEQEVTRYEEENFVRLPASKAKESKRDRDKRMRNEFFGEDWSMFGNSRDISDAGGIKRKRKQSAWQRARKRMDK, encoded by the coding sequence ATGAGCAAACAGTCGGTCGATCAGCTGCTCGACGGAGTTTCAAGCTCCATAAAGTCGACATCTAAATCTGTAGATGCACTTATAGAGGCTATTGATAGTTATGGGACGGAATATCCAGAAATGGTGGAGAATTTGAGGAGGTCTCTAGCAAAGCATGATACAGAGAATGAGCAGAAGGCGGCAGCAGCAGGAGTCTCTCTTCTTTcgttgaaaaattcatcCTTGCTCGGGTATTTGGACACTCTTTCACTAATAGTGCAATCTAAGCTAGATGCGCTGCAGATAGGCGGCgataaagttgaagaaatgcGGGCGCAGGCGGTTCAAAACTCAGTGGTGCATCGAGTGACGCTTGATAAAGGTATAAAGCCGCTTGAAAAGAGGTTGAACTACCAGCTTGATAAGCTAATGGATACGtatagaagaagagaaagagaagaggaagaagccAAGGAAAAAGCGCAAGCGCGGGAGGAAGATAAGCGCTCAGAGGGCGCAGATGGTGCCGACAGCGCCGACAGCGCCGAGGAGGATGCGGATATGCTGGAGAACGACAGCGCTGGATTGCGGTTCCGGCCGAATGCGGCAGGATTCATCCGCAAGGGCGCCGATAAGCGCCACGAGGGGGCGGGCGCCAAGTACAGGCCGCCAAAGATAAGCGCAGCGTTGCCACCAAGCATGCAGGAGGAACAAGACGAGTCAAAGCAGGAAGGCCGCCAGCGCAACTTGCAGAGTATGGACGAATACTTGCGCCAGGTTGGCGATGCGCCATCTGTGGAAGCGTCAGTTGGCGCAACCATCATAAATGGAGGCCGGGATGTGAAATCGCAAAAGCAAATTgagaaagagcaagaagTTACAAGATATGAAGAGGAGAACTTTGTGCGTTTACCGGCATCCAAAGCGAAGGAGTCGAAACGGGATAGAGATAAGCGCATGCGGAATGAATTCTTTGGAGAGGATTGGAGTATGTTTGGAAATTCGAGAGATATAAGTGATGCGGGTGGCATCAAGCGCAAGCGCAAGCAGAGCGCATGGCAGCGCGCCAGGAAGCGGATGGACAAATGA
- a CDS encoding uncharacterized protein (BUSCO:EOG09263ZBF) has protein sequence MAQNDYIEQFVKEHGRRLDFEERKRKKEARESHRIAKDAHRLKGWRGKKFAKKRYSEKVAMKKRIKAHEESKLKGTPKPAAEDGEALPTYLLDREQQNTAKAISSSIKQRRMEKADKYSVPLPRVRGISEEEAFKVVRSGKSKRKSWKRMITKHTFVGEGFTRRPVKMERIIRPAALRQKKANVTHPELGVTVLLPILAVKKNPQSPMYTQLGVLTKGTIIEVNVSELGLVTAGGKVVWGKYAQITNEPDRDGVVNAVLLV, from the coding sequence ATGGCTCAAAACGACTACATCGAGCAGTTCGTCAAGGAGCACGGACGAAGATTAGACtttgaggaaagaaaaaggaagaaagaggcAAGAGAATCACACAGAATAGCCAAAGATGCACACAGATTGAAGGGATGGCGGGGAAAGAAGTTTGCCAAGAAGAGATACAGCGAGAAGGTGGCcatgaagaagagaattaAGGCCCatgaagaaagtaaatTGAAAGGCACTCCTAAACCAGCAGCAGAAGATGGTGAGGCACTTCCTACATATTTGTTAGACAGAGAGCAGCAAAACACGGCGAAGGCGATCTCGTCATCGATCAAGCAGAGGAGGATGGAGAAAGCGGACAAGTATTCGGTTCCGTTGCCCCGGGTGAGGGGAATAAGTGAGGAGGAAGCGTTCAAAGTGGTGAGAAGTGGAAAATCAAAGCGGAAATCATGGAAGAGGATGATCACAAAGCACACCTTTGTTGGGGAGGGATTCACGAGACGGCCGGTGAAGATGGAGAGGATAATCAGGCCGGCGGCATTGAGGCAGAAGAAGGCAAATGTTACACATCCAGAGTTGGGAGTGACAGTTCTCCTTCCTATTTTGGCAGTCAAGAAGAACCCACAGTCGCCTATGTACACTCAGCTTGGCGTTCTCACCAAGGGAACAATCATAGAGGTGAATGTTTCGGAACTTGGGCTTGTTACGGCAGGTGGAAAGGTTGTTTGGGGAAAGTATGCCCAGATCACGAATGAGCCAGATCGGGATGGCGTTGTGAATGCTGTTTTGTTGGTGTAG